The proteins below are encoded in one region of Engystomops pustulosus chromosome 8, aEngPut4.maternal, whole genome shotgun sequence:
- the LOC140076235 gene encoding acyl-coenzyme A amino acid N-acyltransferase 2-like encodes MANLTVVPEKGLADEPMQIKVTGLQPYQKVTIRLTLKDDKDQLFQSRAFYEADNIGEISLDKTAAIGGTYQGIHPMGLVWSLKPLKPFQSPVKKDVENNPFQYTVDLFDSVSIGLSPDPQPSLTKTCIRWHMAPGIQKIQIREGRIRGTLFHPTEGKGSYPGVIDLSGGAGGLTEYRASLLASRGFVVLALAYFGYSDLPRSFQKLHLEYFEEAIDLLLKHPKVSKPKVGVLGVSKGAEIALVLASYLPQVGATVSINGTCNVFGGSIYHKGKVLIKGTPYTQEKMVITSEGLLKTAGFYQECPSSLIPVEKAQGSILFVAGEADQYYNSKYFAAVASYRMRKNGQNKGRMISYPGAGHLIEPPGFPFCWASNLRGHNIPIIWGGEMIPHCEAENSVWKELQVFFRQQLNLSSNL; translated from the exons ATGGCCAACCTCACTGTAGTCCCTGAGAAGGGATTGGCTGACGAACCTATGCAAATTAAGGTCACAGGTCTTCAACCCTACCAAAAAGTGACTATTCGATTAACCCTCAAGGATGACAAGGATCAGCTCTTTCAGTCACGGGCATTTTATGAAGCTGACAATATAGGAGAGATCAGCTTAGATAAAACAGCCGCAATAGGAGGAACCTACCAAGGCATACATCCTATGGGTCTGGTTTGGTCCTTAAAACCTCTAAAACCATTTCAAAGTCCTGTTAAAAAAGATGTTGAAAATAACCCATTTCAGTACACTGTGGACCTGTTTGATAGCGTGTCAATAGGATTATCTCCTGATCCACAGCCTTCCCTCACCAAGACATGTATACGATGGCATATGGCTCCAGGAATTCAAAAAATTCAGATCCGAGAAGGGAGAATTCGAGGCACTTTATTTCATCCTACAG AAGGAAAAGGATCATACCCTGGTGTCATTGACCTGTCTGGTGGAGCTGGAGGTCTCACTGAATACCGAGCTAGTCTCCTGGCTAGTCGTGGATTTGTGGTTCTTGCTCTGGCATATTTTGGTTACTCAGATCTACCACGATCTTTTCAAAAattacatctggaatattttgaaGAAGCTATAGATCTTCTTCTAAAACATCCCAAG gtTTCAAAGCCAAAAGTTGGAGTTCTGGGTGTCTCAAAAGGAGCAGAGATTGCCCTGGTGTTGGCTTCCTATTTACCACAAGTAGGGGCTACGGTCAGCATTAATGGAACCTGCAATGTATTTGGTGGCAGTATTTACCATAAGGGTAAAGTTCTTATTAAAGGAACACCTTACACACAGGAAAAGATGGTGATTACTTCAGAAGGTCTCCTAAAAACTGCTGGGTTTTATCAGGAATGTCCTTCTTCTCTTATTCCAGTAGAGAAGGCACAGGGGAGCATACTTTTTGTGGCTGGGGAAGCTGATCAATATTACAACAGTAAATATTTTGCTGCAGTGGCTTCATATAGAATgaggaaaaatggacaaaacaaGGGAAGAATGATCTCCTATCCTGGAGCCGGTCATCTAATAGAACCTCCAGGATTTCCTTTTTGTTGGGCCTCAAATTTACGTGGTCACAATATACCAATCATATGGGGTGGAGAGATGATCCCtcactgcgaagctgaaaattcTGTCTGGAAAGAACTTCAAGTGTTCTTTCGTCAGCAGCTGAATCTGTCTAGCAATCTttaa